From the genome of Malus domestica chromosome 04, GDT2T_hap1, one region includes:
- the LOC103427671 gene encoding glucan endo-1,3-beta-glucosidase 3-like isoform X2, which translates to MANAASKCLFLFFLSLLSCCSSGTLVGFSYHASGNTAVSSPGRTLSFLKQNKINPSQIRVFVEDPRALSTLSKTGVAVDLYLNERQVENIISSESSSKSWLKTHIMPFISQVDIKSIVAIKGNDYTRKSSLPRVLSSLKTLHAVLTSPPFDRRIKVSVAFSLSFLENLRSGNERDLHSICSFINEVRSVVIEANIDKELSMGDKFVRSMIEKAGLAHSVLTCSEVPMVLTIKSPAVPNTTEVAQFADKVSKALENETQIASRLVGLYAEVDCMENFGQKELKREEEQIFPSSSRELLSDLHPKTTSHDVYGSPTIFPTNSTPLLPTTSPYNSSPNNVSTVPATNPVTITPVNPATPVEVSSATPPPSNPVSPPLPVTNPATAPPTTNPATTYPPPPGGVPSTTPPVTNPVTPPATSNAPAVPGQSWCVAKSGAPQAALQAALDYACGMGGVDCSQIQQGGSCYDPNSLQNHASYAFNSYYQKHPVSTSCDFGGVATTVSANPSTGSCIYASSSSSTPTTPTSNQTTTNPPPPSTIPPPPSTIPPPTSPTPNQTTTNPPPPSTIPPPPSTIPPPTSPTPNQTTTNPPPPSTIPPPTSTIPPPSSPTTNPPPPSTIPPPTSTIPPPTSTTPPPTPTRNQTTTNPPPTSTTPPPTSTIPPPTSAPTPAITSFPPPGEGVFGSGTPPSGLNSSNPTPSGTMPEFEPDSPPGFNTSISTSASLQPSFGCIFFGTALVTRNMFLNM; encoded by the exons ATGGCCAATGCAGCTTCTAAGTGCCTATTCttgttcttcctctctctcctctcttgcTGTTCATCAG GAACCCTGGTGGGTTTCTCATATCATGCAAGTGGAAACACTGCAGTTTCATCACCTGGAAGGACATTATCATTCCTGAAGCAAAACAAGATCAACCCGTCTCAGATTCGAGTCTTTGTCGAAGATCCTAGGGCCTTAAGTACTCTGTCCAAAACCGGTGTAGCTGTTGATCTCTACTTGAATGAGAGGCAGGTCGAAAACATAATCAGCTCCgaatcttcctcaaaatcaTGGTTGAAAACGCACATAATGCCTTTTATCTCGCAAGTAGACATCAAAAGCATCGTAGCAATTAAAGGCAATGATTATACAAGAAAATCTAGTCTGCCTAGGGTTTTATCCAGCCTCAAAACCCTACACGCTGTCCTCACTAGTCCTCCCTTCGACCGAAGAATTAAGGTGTCAGTAGCATTTTCTTTGTCATTTCTTGAGAATTTGAGAAGCGGAAATGAAAGAGACCTGCATAGTATCTGTAGTTTTATCAATGAAGTGAGATCCGTCGTTATAGAAGCAAATATCGACAAAGAATTGAGCATGGGCGACAAATTTGTTCGGTCAATGATCGAAAAAGCCGGCCTTGCTCATTCCGTTCTGACTTGTAGTGAAGTCCCAATGGTTTTGACAATCAAAAGTCCAGCAGTTCCCAATACAACTGAAGTGGCTCAATTCGCCGACAAGGTTTCAAAAGCTCTAGAAAACGAGACTCAGATTGCAAGTAGGTTAGTAGGGTTATATGCAGAAGTAGATTGCATGGAAAATTTTGGACAGAAAGAGCTCAAAAGAGAAGAGGAACAGATATTTCCTTCTTCCAGCAGGGAACTCCTGAGCGATCTCCACCCGAAAACAACTTCACATGATGTGTATGGCTCACCAACAATCTTCCCTACAAATTCAACACCACTACTACCAACAACTTCTCCATACAACTCCTCCCCAAACAATGTCAGTACTGTCCCCGCTACAAACCCAGTAACAATAACTCCGGTTAACCCTGCCACCCCCGTGGAAGTTTCCTCCGCCACACCTCCTCCCTCAAACCCTGTGAGTCCACCATTGCCAGTTACCAATCCAGCCACAGCCCCACCAACTACTAACCCTGCGACAACTTACCCACCGCCACCTGGAGGTGTTCCCTCCACAACACCACCCGTCACGAATCCGGTCACACCTCCCGCAACTTCTAATGCTCCTGCAGTTCCAGGGCAGAGCTGGTGTGTGGCAAAGAGTGGAGCACCACAAGCAGCACTTCAGGCAGCTTTGGATTATGCATGTGGAATGGGAGGTGTAGATTGCTCACAGATCCAGCAGGGTGGGAGCTGTTACGATCCAAATTCTCTACAGAATCATGCCTCTTATGCATTCAACAGCTACTATCAGAAGCATCCTGTGTCAACTAGCTGTGACTTTGGTGGGGTTGCCACAACGGTTTCTGCTAATCCAA GCACTGGTTCCTGCATTTAtgcatcatcatcatcctcaaCCCCAACAACACCAACTTCGAATCAGACAACAACGaatccaccaccaccatcaacaATTCCGCCACCACCATCGACAATTCCACCACCAACGTCACCAACTCCGAATCAAACAACAACGaatccaccaccaccatcaacaATTCCGCCACCACCATCGACAATTCCACCACCAACGTCACCAACTCCGAATCAGACAACTACGaatccaccaccaccatcaacaATTCCACCACCAACATCGACAATTCCACCACCATCGTCACCAACTACGaatccaccaccaccatcaacaATTCCACCACCAACATCGACAATTCCACCACCAACGTCAACAACTCCGCCACCAACACCAACTCGTAATCAGACAACAACCAATCCACCGCCAACGTCAACAACTCCACCACCAACATCGACAATTCCACCACCAACGTCGGCTCCAACGCCAGCAATCACATCATTTCCACCACCAGGAGAAGGTGTATTTGG CTCCGGTACTCCGCCTTCGGGTTTGAACTCAAGCAACCCGACTCCTTCAGGAACCATGCCAGAATTTGAGCCCGACAGCCCTCCCGGTTTCAACACATCAATATCCACTTCAGCAAGCTTGCAACCGTCTTTTGGTTGCATCTTTTTCGGAACAGCCTTAGTTACAAGAAATATGTTTCTCAACATGTGA
- the LOC103427671 gene encoding glucan endo-1,3-beta-glucosidase 3-like isoform X1 codes for MANAASKCLFLFFLSLLSCCSSGTLVGFSYHASGNTAVSSPGRTLSFLKQNKINPSQIRVFVEDPRALSTLSKTGVAVDLYLNERQVENIISSESSSKSWLKTHIMPFISQVDIKSIVAIKGNDYTRKSSLPRVLSSLKTLHAVLTSPPFDRRIKVSVAFSLSFLENLRSGNERDLHSICSFINEVRSVVIEANIDKELSMGDKFVRSMIEKAGLAHSVLTCSEVPMVLTIKSPAVPNTTEVAQFADKVSKALENETQIASRLVGLYAEVDCMENFGQKELKREEEQIFPSSSRELLSDLHPKTTSHDVYGSPTIFPTNSTPLLPTTSPYNSSPNNVSTVPATNPVTITPVNPATPVEVSSATPPPSNPVSPPLPVTNPATAPPTTNPATTYPPPPGGVPSTTPPVTNPVTPPATSNAPAVPGQSWCVAKSGAPQAALQAALDYACGMGGVDCSQIQQGGSCYDPNSLQNHASYAFNSYYQKHPVSTSCDFGGVATTVSANPSTGSCIYASSSSSTPTTPTSNQTTTNPPPPSTIPPPPSTIPPPTSPTPNQTTTNPPPPSTIPPPPSTIPPPTSPTPNQTTTNPPPPSTIPPPTSTIPPPSSPTTNPPPPSTIPPPTSTIPPPTSTTPPPTPTRNQTTTNPPPTSTTPPPTSTIPPPTSAPTPAITSFPPPGEGVFGYVGVFGSGTPPSGLNSSNPTPSGTMPEFEPDSPPGFNTSISTSASLQPSFGCIFFGTALVTRNMFLNM; via the exons ATGGCCAATGCAGCTTCTAAGTGCCTATTCttgttcttcctctctctcctctcttgcTGTTCATCAG GAACCCTGGTGGGTTTCTCATATCATGCAAGTGGAAACACTGCAGTTTCATCACCTGGAAGGACATTATCATTCCTGAAGCAAAACAAGATCAACCCGTCTCAGATTCGAGTCTTTGTCGAAGATCCTAGGGCCTTAAGTACTCTGTCCAAAACCGGTGTAGCTGTTGATCTCTACTTGAATGAGAGGCAGGTCGAAAACATAATCAGCTCCgaatcttcctcaaaatcaTGGTTGAAAACGCACATAATGCCTTTTATCTCGCAAGTAGACATCAAAAGCATCGTAGCAATTAAAGGCAATGATTATACAAGAAAATCTAGTCTGCCTAGGGTTTTATCCAGCCTCAAAACCCTACACGCTGTCCTCACTAGTCCTCCCTTCGACCGAAGAATTAAGGTGTCAGTAGCATTTTCTTTGTCATTTCTTGAGAATTTGAGAAGCGGAAATGAAAGAGACCTGCATAGTATCTGTAGTTTTATCAATGAAGTGAGATCCGTCGTTATAGAAGCAAATATCGACAAAGAATTGAGCATGGGCGACAAATTTGTTCGGTCAATGATCGAAAAAGCCGGCCTTGCTCATTCCGTTCTGACTTGTAGTGAAGTCCCAATGGTTTTGACAATCAAAAGTCCAGCAGTTCCCAATACAACTGAAGTGGCTCAATTCGCCGACAAGGTTTCAAAAGCTCTAGAAAACGAGACTCAGATTGCAAGTAGGTTAGTAGGGTTATATGCAGAAGTAGATTGCATGGAAAATTTTGGACAGAAAGAGCTCAAAAGAGAAGAGGAACAGATATTTCCTTCTTCCAGCAGGGAACTCCTGAGCGATCTCCACCCGAAAACAACTTCACATGATGTGTATGGCTCACCAACAATCTTCCCTACAAATTCAACACCACTACTACCAACAACTTCTCCATACAACTCCTCCCCAAACAATGTCAGTACTGTCCCCGCTACAAACCCAGTAACAATAACTCCGGTTAACCCTGCCACCCCCGTGGAAGTTTCCTCCGCCACACCTCCTCCCTCAAACCCTGTGAGTCCACCATTGCCAGTTACCAATCCAGCCACAGCCCCACCAACTACTAACCCTGCGACAACTTACCCACCGCCACCTGGAGGTGTTCCCTCCACAACACCACCCGTCACGAATCCGGTCACACCTCCCGCAACTTCTAATGCTCCTGCAGTTCCAGGGCAGAGCTGGTGTGTGGCAAAGAGTGGAGCACCACAAGCAGCACTTCAGGCAGCTTTGGATTATGCATGTGGAATGGGAGGTGTAGATTGCTCACAGATCCAGCAGGGTGGGAGCTGTTACGATCCAAATTCTCTACAGAATCATGCCTCTTATGCATTCAACAGCTACTATCAGAAGCATCCTGTGTCAACTAGCTGTGACTTTGGTGGGGTTGCCACAACGGTTTCTGCTAATCCAA GCACTGGTTCCTGCATTTAtgcatcatcatcatcctcaaCCCCAACAACACCAACTTCGAATCAGACAACAACGaatccaccaccaccatcaacaATTCCGCCACCACCATCGACAATTCCACCACCAACGTCACCAACTCCGAATCAAACAACAACGaatccaccaccaccatcaacaATTCCGCCACCACCATCGACAATTCCACCACCAACGTCACCAACTCCGAATCAGACAACTACGaatccaccaccaccatcaacaATTCCACCACCAACATCGACAATTCCACCACCATCGTCACCAACTACGaatccaccaccaccatcaacaATTCCACCACCAACATCGACAATTCCACCACCAACGTCAACAACTCCGCCACCAACACCAACTCGTAATCAGACAACAACCAATCCACCGCCAACGTCAACAACTCCACCACCAACATCGACAATTCCACCACCAACGTCGGCTCCAACGCCAGCAATCACATCATTTCCACCACCAGGAGAAGGTGTATTTGGGTATGTAGGTGTATTTGG CTCCGGTACTCCGCCTTCGGGTTTGAACTCAAGCAACCCGACTCCTTCAGGAACCATGCCAGAATTTGAGCCCGACAGCCCTCCCGGTTTCAACACATCAATATCCACTTCAGCAAGCTTGCAACCGTCTTTTGGTTGCATCTTTTTCGGAACAGCCTTAGTTACAAGAAATATGTTTCTCAACATGTGA